The following coding sequences are from one Nicotiana tomentosiformis chromosome 3, ASM39032v3, whole genome shotgun sequence window:
- the LOC138908309 gene encoding uncharacterized protein, whose translation MEMLKQIQVNIPLIDALREMPSYAKMMKDLMSRKFDFQDLATVTLTQTCSAIMRIPIAVKLSDSGSFTIPCTIGIYAIAKTLCDLGANINLMPLSIYKKLGNERARLASMLLQSADRTVKRPSDILDNALVQVGKFVFPVDFIILNCQVDEEIPIILGRSFLDTGRALIDYVVDMIMEEDNEALNAKDPLTACLMNLEEVNGEDLVE comes from the exons AtggaaatgctgaagcaaattcagGTAAACATTCCTCTAATTGATGCTTTGAGGGAGATGCCcagttatgcaaaaatgatgaaggacttgatgtctcgtaagttcgactttcaagacttggcaaCTGTCACCTTGACACAAACCTGTAGTGCTATTATGAGAATACCTATAGCCGTGAAGCTATCCGACTCGGGAAGCTtcacaattccatgcaccatagGTATCTATGCAATTGCCAAAAcgttgtgtgatttgggagcaaACATAAATTTGATGCCATTGTCTATCTATAAAAAGTTAGGAAATGAAAGAGCAAGGCTCGCATCCATGTTACTACAATCAGCTGATCGAACGGTAAAAAGGCCATCAGATATACTTGACAACGCACTTGTGCAAGTTGGAAAATTCGTGTTTCCagtagattttatcattttaaactGCCAGGTTgatgaggagattcccataattttgggaaggtcGTTCTTGGACACAGGAAGAGCACTGATTGATT ATGTAGTGGATATGATCATGGAGGAAGATAATGAGGCACTTAATGCAAAAGACCCTCTAACAGCATgcctcatgaacttagaagaagtAAATGGTGAAGACTTGGTGGAATGA